In a single window of the Thunnus thynnus chromosome 9, fThuThy2.1, whole genome shotgun sequence genome:
- the LOC137189354 gene encoding voltage-gated monoatomic cation channel TMEM109-like isoform X1 produces MIFCAPGSGRAGCATARLILTICVMVFGLVGAEQANPHKESPPPVTLRTLITGTCQEIQRYAESVVGTSVIRSTAESAVLFLESLLGQENVYAVAMFLEMVIRFLAEGAASGLNVIAVYVTEILRVTGFDAALTLPHFTPEGVTAVAQWGLLALIGYWVLTIVLRLLIGVMRRVFWVVKTVLALWLFGLMVTDKNASADTTAVRLAGLVLGCVLLTLLTSSSEKSSAVEHRLSSLEGRVKAVEKRRGE; encoded by the exons ATGATTTTTTGTGCGCCTGGCTCCGGGCGCGCTGGATGTGCCACAGCTCGGTTGATCCTCACCATCTGTGTGATGGTGTTCGGCTTAGTTGGAGCTGAGCAGGCCAACCCGCATAAGGAGAGCCCACCGCCGGTCACCCTCCGCACCTTGATCACGGGGACCTGCCAGGAGATCCAGCGGTACGCGGAGTCCGTGGTGGGAACCAGCGTGATACGGTCAACTGCTGAG AGTGCTGTGTTATTTCTAGAGTCATTGCTTGGTCAGGAGAACGTCTATGCAGTGGCCATG TTTTTGGAGATGGTGATCCGATTCCTGGCTGAAGGAGCTGCCAGCGGACTGAATGTCATCGCCGTTTACGTCACAGAGATCCTCAGAGTCACAGGATTCGATG CTGCGCTTACGCTGCCCCACTTCACTCCAGAGGGTGTGACAGCAGTCGCCCAGTGGGGTCTGTTAGCCCTCATTGGCTACTGGGTGCTGACCATTGTTCTCCGCTTGCTGATTGGTGTGATGAGGCGGGTGTTCTGGGTGGTGAAAACGGTCTTGGCTCTCTGGCTCTTCGGACTGATGGTGACTGACAAGAACGCTTCTGCAGACACCACAGCGGTTCGCCTGGCCGGCCTGGTGCTGGGATGCGTCTTGTTGACTCTGCTCACTTCCAGCTCTGAAAAGTCTTCTGCAGTAGAGCATCGGCTGAGCAGCCTGGAAGGCCGAGTGAAGGCGgtagagaagaggagaggggaatAG
- the LOC137189354 gene encoding voltage-gated monoatomic cation channel TMEM109-like isoform X2 has product MIFCAPGSGRAGCATARLILTICVMVFGLVGAEQANPHKESPPPVTLRTLITGTCQEIQRYAESVVGTSVIRSTAEFLEMVIRFLAEGAASGLNVIAVYVTEILRVTGFDAALTLPHFTPEGVTAVAQWGLLALIGYWVLTIVLRLLIGVMRRVFWVVKTVLALWLFGLMVTDKNASADTTAVRLAGLVLGCVLLTLLTSSSEKSSAVEHRLSSLEGRVKAVEKRRGE; this is encoded by the exons ATGATTTTTTGTGCGCCTGGCTCCGGGCGCGCTGGATGTGCCACAGCTCGGTTGATCCTCACCATCTGTGTGATGGTGTTCGGCTTAGTTGGAGCTGAGCAGGCCAACCCGCATAAGGAGAGCCCACCGCCGGTCACCCTCCGCACCTTGATCACGGGGACCTGCCAGGAGATCCAGCGGTACGCGGAGTCCGTGGTGGGAACCAGCGTGATACGGTCAACTGCTGAG TTTTTGGAGATGGTGATCCGATTCCTGGCTGAAGGAGCTGCCAGCGGACTGAATGTCATCGCCGTTTACGTCACAGAGATCCTCAGAGTCACAGGATTCGATG CTGCGCTTACGCTGCCCCACTTCACTCCAGAGGGTGTGACAGCAGTCGCCCAGTGGGGTCTGTTAGCCCTCATTGGCTACTGGGTGCTGACCATTGTTCTCCGCTTGCTGATTGGTGTGATGAGGCGGGTGTTCTGGGTGGTGAAAACGGTCTTGGCTCTCTGGCTCTTCGGACTGATGGTGACTGACAAGAACGCTTCTGCAGACACCACAGCGGTTCGCCTGGCCGGCCTGGTGCTGGGATGCGTCTTGTTGACTCTGCTCACTTCCAGCTCTGAAAAGTCTTCTGCAGTAGAGCATCGGCTGAGCAGCCTGGAAGGCCGAGTGAAGGCGgtagagaagaggagaggggaatAG